Genomic DNA from Suncus etruscus isolate mSunEtr1 chromosome 13, mSunEtr1.pri.cur, whole genome shotgun sequence:
TCCtggctcaaggtttacttctggtggtacttagtgatagaacctgggtcagccttatgcatgcaagccccctacctactgaactatcacttaaaaacccaaaattatgtattttaaaaaagatttgagATCTCATTTTGTTTCAAATGATACcctttctgaaaaacattttCAGAATCTGCCATTGGGTTTATACAAGCCTGATAATATAATATTCATGTCCAGGACTAAAGAGAATACTACTGCATTCTTGAAAGCAAGGAACTGATAAAATGGTCAAATAGGGCTTGATAACAATTTATTTCTGACCTTTTAATGCCATCTGTTCTTAATgattttctgtcatttctgtctAGTCTAGGCTTGAAACTCAGTCTCAGAGGTGCATAGCTTTACGTTACCACTTAACTTTCAACTTCCATTTTCAGCATAGAAGGTAAATCAGTAATTGTCACACTGGCCTCTCTAGGTTTTGTCAGGCTCTCATGCGGGATTATGACATAGATCTGAAGGGTTTTTCATCTGACTTTGACTCTAATTTTGACTTAATCATGGAAATATCTTTGGACTTCAGGAACTTAATTATCCTCTTAGCTTCAACTCTTTTTTTGCTTGGGTTCACTACTTTGGTTCTATCTGTCTCCtaacttattaaaaatataaataagaaagcaTCTTCTATGAGATATCTTAACTGACCATTCTGTACtaatgttctttgtttctttgtatttcttcttttattttatattttattttaaataaattatatgggCTTTTCCTGAGTTTTATCGTTGGAGAAGATGTTGGATCCTGTAGAGATACTACCATGTgaacatttagaaaaattatcctctgtttcaaatattttaatctggtttttatttattacttggcATCAAATGAGACAAGAATCCACCTTCATTTGCAGGAgggaaaatgtgaaataaaagattctcaaataaaaaatccatAGAGACTTTCTGTCCTGAGATTATGAAACTTATATTTCTAATACATTCATCCagaaaaatatatctagaaaTCTTTAGATACAGAGTGTCTTGTGTATTTGTACAGCagtcaaaatatatttactttcttgTGAAAAAAACTGGACTTAACATTGGTTTAAGCAGCTAGTCCTCAGGGATGAGTGGTTCAGGACTTGTGCAATTTGCCAGTTATCTCCTGCTTGCTCCCTTCCACCCACTGCTATCTTTCTTGTTTGCCTCTGCATCTTTCTGTGTGTCACCAATATTTACTCTTTCTGAATTATTTGCTCTCTCCATCGAATGAAAAAGAAGGTTATTGCCAGTTCCAGTCCAAAAAAGAAGAGACTCTTTTCTTGCAGTGGTCACAGATGACTTGAAATACTCAAACTGACACTAAAAGGGTTTCATGCCACCTCAACTCACTCACTGTAAATAGTGGTCAGTACTCTTGATAAAGTGTTCATCTCTGCTGAAAGTGGTAACCTTAACCTGGGACTTTATTGgattaggaaaaaaatagaaaagaaaagaaaagaaaagaataggaaataaaagaaagaaatagaaagcagaTCAGAAAAAAAAGCAACTCAGGAAACTAAGATCTCTGTGTTCATAACATTATAGATATCCATATATTGACAATATATAGAAAACCATGAAATAAGGATACttgggatattttattttttaaaatcttgttaAAATTCACAGTGTACACATATAATTTTAACTTGCTACTCCTCTTTTTCAAATGTCTTTGTAGCTTTAATCAGGCATATACACAGGCAAATTTTCTGGTTCTTATTAACTTCATTcaaatatagaaaacatttaCTGAATACCTAAAATATAAACTACTTGCACATTGTGATAAACCATAAGCACTCTTTTACttcatgttatatattttaataattctcaAGCAGGTAcaactattattttttcaaaaaattataaagtacttaaccataatctaatttttttctgtgctaTTTTAATCATGACTTTAAACAGATgtcattaaaataattcaagtatCTTGAAAAAATACAATGGATTGTAGTGCAAAGATTTTGGCACTTTGGTGATGGCAAAGGCTTCTTATTGTTGCacctctaaaatatataaaatttatatacttgTAAACTAATGttgtctcaaaataaaattaaaagaaatatttgggttcatatcttttaaatgtatattttgcaTTTATGTTACGGTTTAAGGGAAAATATTGTAAAATCTCTGTCCTGAGTAATTATTACCCTTAAGTCATATTTCTAGGCCTCATCAATACATTGCTAGCACTTAGATCAATATACAATTAGTGTCCTATGTAAGATGCTGAGAGTAGATTTGGACAGTTTGCAGATAGAAGGCATACTTCAGGTGAGGCTGTTAAATgtcaaacaaacaagtaaaacatattatttatttatccatctaCCTATTCATCTACTATTATTTATGAATCTATCATCTAGTATTTACTTGATCTCTATTTCCGAGACCAAATATTGaagtatacacatacacacacacacacacacacatatatatatatatatatttatcaactGAAgtcatataaaacatatttaatttttttctttatacagaTTTCCACAGGGAGTTGAGCTGATATTACTAGCTATGTACCTCATGGTGAGTTACAGTTATAGTGGGGACAGCAGGCATCTATACCTCTGTTTAATAGAAAGCACAGTACAGCAGAGATCTTCTAACTCTGCATTTAAAATCCCCCAATAGCTATAATTACTTCTTAAAACCATTTGAGCATTAGTGCCAAATCAAGTGGAatagtttctttaaataattcaAGGGGCTGAATGATGTTCTCACACAGGCCATAATAAATGATATTAATTTTCAGAGAAAGGAGGATAAGAAAattgtgattttggtttttatttcaaatgaaaagtattTTGAAAGGGATTAAAAGAGTAGCTTTTCCTCCTCTGGGTTTCACTCTCCATGTTCCCCACCTCTGGTCCTTTCATAGAAACTCCACCCATTGTGTTTAGCCCTGCGTTTCTGCCCCCGCAGAGCACTGTCCTGCGGTGGGAAGTTTTAGTCTTCTGTGGAACAAGCTTATTGATCAGCAGGGTTTACTCACTCCAATATAAGGACATTCTGATTCTTTCCCTTGGGGTTTCTTTTCCTTCATGAGAAAACCCTTACGAAGAATTCTTTTACCCTTCTTATTGTGCTTCCAATCAATCTTTCATTTgatatagtatcaaaaaataaaagtgacatcTGAAGTCTTAGTTCCTCAGAAAGAAACTTTTTCAGACATCTATATTTCGTCTGTGCATCATGAGGCAGTggttttaacttaattttaatacACAAGTTTGAGTTTCTGTCATTGCTATTAATTAAAATACCAATACTCCCAAGGTTCTCAAATTTCTGAccataaataatattctaaaatacaAATGTCTAGGtgtattcttttaatttaagaTGTCtagttttttcctttaaaattcttatttattgtttgttgaCGGGCGGACCGACGGACCTTCTGCCTGGACGAGGCCGCGCCGTGCCCGCTCGAGACGCAGCCATGTTGGGGGACGAGATGATTTTTGATCCTACTATgatcaagaagaaaaagaagaagaagaagccttTTATGTTAGATGAAGAAGGGGATGCCCAGACAGAAGAAACTCAgccctcagaaacaaaagaagtggaACCAGAGCCAGCTGAGGACAAAGATGTAGAAGCTGATGAAGAAGACAGTAGGAAAAAAGATGCTTCGGATGACCTAGATGACTTAAACTTCTTTaatcagaagaaaaagaagaaaaaaacaaaaaagatatttgatatTGATGAAGCTGAAGAAGGTATAAAGGATCTTAAGATTGAAAGTGATGTTCAAGAAACTGCTGAACCAGAGGATGACCTTGACATTATGCTTggcaataaaaagaagaaaaggaagaatgccAAATTCCCAAATGAAGATGAAATATTAGAGAAAGATGAAGCTTTAGAGGATGAAGACAGCAAAAAAGATGATGGTATCTCATTCAGTAACCAGACAGGCCCTGCGTGGGCAGGCTCAGAAAGAGACTACACATATGAGGAGTTACTGAATCGAGTGTTTAACATCATGAGGGAAAAGAACCCTGACATGGTtgctggagagaaaagaaaatttgtgatgaAACCTCCGCAAGTTGTTCGAGTAGGAACCAAGAAAACTTCTTTCGTCAACTTTACAGATATCTGTAAACTATTACATCGTCAA
This window encodes:
- the LOC126025711 gene encoding eukaryotic translation initiation factor 2 subunit 2-like, encoding MLGDEMIFDPTMIKKKKKKKKPFMLDEEGDAQTEETQPSETKEVEPEPAEDKDVEADEEDSRKKDASDDLDDLNFFNQKKKKKKTKKIFDIDEAEEGIKDLKIESDVQETAEPEDDLDIMLGNKKKKRKNAKFPNEDEILEKDEALEDEDSKKDDGISFSNQTGPAWAGSERDYTYEELLNRVFNIMREKNPDMVAGEKRKFVMKPPQVVRVGTKKTSFVNFTDICKLLHRQPKHLLAFLLAELGTSGSIDGNNQLVIKGRFQQKQIENVLRRYIKEYVTCHTCRSPDTILQKDTRLYFLQCETCHSRCSVASIKTGFQAVTGKRAQLRAKAN